Within Stella humosa, the genomic segment GCCCGCCCAGATAGGTCATGAACCAGCGGCCGTCCTTGGTGTGGCCGATGCTGGGCACACGGCTCGGCACCTCGCCGGCATGGCGGCAGGTCATGCGATAGAGCGGCGCTCGCCGCATCACCCAGGACATCAGGTCCAGCTCGGTGTTCTTGGCCACCGCCTCGTGCACGGCGACCGACACCTCCTGGCCCTCGCCCGTGCGCAGCCGGTGCAGCAGGGCGGCCGAGATGCCGACCGCCAACTGGTCGCCCGCGATATGGTAGGCATGCCAGACCTGCGGGGCGATCGGTGCCAGGTCGTAGCGGTCGCCGGGCGCCGGGTCGTAGCCGCAGTTCGACATGACCCCGCCCAGCGCCAGATGCACCAGGTCGGAGCCCTTGAAGTCCTTCCAGGGGCCGGTGTCGCCGAAAGGCGTGACGCGGCCAATGATCAGGGCCGGGAAACGCGCCTGCAAGGCCGCGCGATCGAGGCCCAGCGCCTGGTTCAGCTCGCCGCAGCTCGTATCGAGAAGGATATCTGCACCGGCCAGCAGGTCCAGCAGGGCTGCCCTGCCCGCCTCCGTCTCCAGGTCGAGCGCCACCGACCGCTTGCCGCGATTGTAGTTCCAGAAATATAGGGAGCGTTCGGCATCGGGCTTGTCGTCCAGGAACGGCCCCAGCGCTCTCGTGCGGCTGCCGCCCGGCAGCTCGACCTTGATGACGTCGGCGCCGAGCCCGGCCAGGACCAGGCCGGTATATTCGCCAAGCTCGTCGGCGAACTCGATCACCCGCGTCCCGGCCAGCATGCCGGGCTTGGCCGGCTCGCCCGCACCGGGAATCAACCGCTCGTCGTTCAAAGACGTCATCCGCCGCTTCCGCCCTTTGCCAGGGGCGCGCCTATCATTGGCGCGCCGCACTATCGCGCCTTGTGCAAGCGCTTTCAGGTGAAGCTAGCGAGAATGCATTCTATACGACAACCCGCATTCGACGCTGCGCCGCAGCAATTCGACGGGCCAGCGGCCGGCTATTCCGCGATCGCCTGGGCGGCTCCGGTCACTAATGGCGCCATCCGCCGCTCGAAATCCTCCGGCTCCCACTCGCCCAGCGAGGCCGCGATATGGACGGCGCCGATCGGTGCGCCGGTGCGATCGACGATGGCGGCCGCCACGACGAGTTCGGCCGGCCGCCATTCCCCCACCTGGAACCCGTAGCCCTGGCGGCGCGCCTTGCGGACCTCCGCCATGATTCGCGCGGGCTCCGTCCGGGTGCTGGCGGTGAAGGCCGGGCGCTCGGACCGCTCGACGATCGAGCGCGCCACCTCGTCGGTCATGCAGGCCAGCATCGCCCGGCCGCCGGCAGAGCAGAAGAGCGGCACACGCCGGCCCACCAGGGCGGCGGAGAAGGTCTCCCGCTTGGACTGCAGGCGGAAGACGTAGAGGGTGTCGGTGCCGTCCAGCAGGCTCAGGTCCACCCGCTCGCGCGTCGTCCGCCGCAGGTCGGCCAGAATGGGTGCGGCGCGTTCGACGAGCGGATGGTTGCGCAGATAGCCATGGGCCAGATCCAGCACCCGCCGACCCAACGCGTAGCGGCGGGTGGCCGGATCCTGTTCCAGATAGCCGATGGCGCGCAGCGTGTGCGTGAAGCGCTGGACGGCGCTCTTGTCGAGGCCGGTGGCCGCCGCCAGCTCGCCGAGGCTCAGGTGCCGATCGCCGCCACGGAAGGCCTCCAGCACCTGGAACGCCTTGTGAAGCGACTTCACATTGAGCGGGCTGGTGCTGCCGTCGCTGGCGGTCATCGATGAACACTGCCAACTGTTGACACAACCGGACACTCCATCGGATGATCGTTTGATCAGATACCAAATATCGTAATACGATACACCGCTCGATGCCAGTGGAGGGTAGGATGAAGCTGACCCAGGCCCAGCTCGACGAATACCGAACCAAGGGCTACCTCTACTTCCCCGGGCTGATCACGCCAGCGGAAGTGGCGGTGCTGCGCGGGGCCGTCCCCGCCCTGCTGACGCGCACCGGCCCCGAGATCAAGCGCGACGGCCCGGAAGCACCGCCCCGCCTCGTCTATGCCCCGCACGACTACTCGCCGCCCTTCCAGGCGCTGAGCCGGTTGCCGCGCATGCTGGGCGCCGTGCGCCAGTTGCTGGATGACGAGGTCTATGTCTATCAGAGCCGGATCAACCTGAAGCTGCCGTTTGCCGGCGACTCCTGGTCGTGGCACCAGGACTTCTCGGCCTGGCACCGCCGCGATGCGATGGCGCGGCCGCATGCGGTGATGGCAGCCGTGTTCCTGGACGACTGCACCGTTGCCAACGGACCGCTGCTGGTGATCCCGGAGAGCCAGACCGACGATGTCGATCTCGTCCTCAGCCGCGAATATGACGTGCAGGGCTACAAGGTCGAGCGCGTCAGCGGCGAGCTGATCGCCGATCTGGCCGGCCAGCACGGCATCGCCGACCTGCTGGGCCCGGCCGGGTCGGTCGCCTTCATCCATCCGACCCTGATGCACGGCTCGGCACCGAACATGACCCCCTGGTCGCGGTCGATCTACTACCTCAACTACAACGCGGTCACCAACAAGACCCGCCAGAGCGAGCGGCCCTGGTTCATGAACAACCCGGACACCGCGGCCCTGGTGGAAGTCGACGACGGGGCGATCCTGGCCCAGGCACCGGCCGCCGCGGCCTGACGAACCGGCGGCGAAGGGCGCCCTGCCCCTCGCCGCCGCCCGGGCTCAGGCGCTGCGTGCCATCAGGCCGCCATCCACCAGAAGTTCGGTGCCGGTGACGTACTTGGCCTCCTCCGACGCCAGGAACAGGGCGGCATAGGCGACATCCCAGGCATCGCCCCGCCGGCCGAGCGGCACCCGCGTCTTGGCCTCCTCGCGCAGCGTGGCCAGGTCGGCCCGGCCCTTCTGGCGCGACACGCGATGCTCCAGCAGCGGCGTGTCGATCATGCCCGGGATGACGGTGTTGCAGCGGATGCCATCGCGGGCATAGCGCACCGCAATCTGCCTGGTGAACTGCACCAGGCCCGACTTGCTGGCCGAGTAACCGACGTGATCGTGGCCGAGGTGGCGGAGGCCGCCGATCGACCCGACATTGATCACGGCCCCCGCACCCTGCCGCACCATCGCCGGCAGCACCGCCTTGCAGGTGATGAAGACGCTGGTCAAGTTGAGGTCGAGTTGGCCGCGGAAGTCGTCCACCGACATCTCGATCGGCCCGCCGGTGACAGAGCCGCCGACATTGTTGTGCAGCACGTCGATCCGCCCGAAGCGGGCCAGGACCGCGGCCACCATCGCCTCCACCGAATCGAGGTGGGTGACGTCGGCCTCGGCCACCATCGCTTCCCCGCCTTCCTCGACGACGAGGCGCTCGGTCTCGGCCGCCGCCGACAGGTCGCGGTCGGCCACGACCACGCGGGCCCCCTCCCGCGCGAAGAGCACCGCCGAGGCGCGGCCATTGCCCCATCCTGGGCCGACCGACCCGGCGCCGGTAACCAGGGCGACCTTGCCCGCGAGACGACCCGACATGCGCTTGCTCCGACCGATAGGTGTTGGAATCAGGGATAGGGGACGATCTCGCCGCGGGCGAACTTGTCGCGGAACTCCAGGGCGGCGGCCTCCAGCGTGCAGAACACCGCGCCGCGCTTGGCCAGCGCCTCGATCAGCCCGGCCAGCGCCAGCATGCGGTGGCCGCGGCCGATCACGTAGGGGTGGAGCGTGTAGGAGAGCACCCCCCAGTCGCAGGTCTGTTGCATGTAGTCGAAGTCGGCGATCCAGTTCTCCAGCACGAGGCTGGCATTCATCAGGCCGGGCATGACGTGTTCCTTGGTCCGCATGAACTCGAAATGCGGGAAGTCGTCGAGCGACCAGGAGATCGGCATCTCGATCAGGCTGGTGTGCTGGCCGAAGACCGCCGGCTGGTCGGGCCGGATGATGTCGCCGCGGCGCACGAAGTACGGGCAATGGTCGTTGCCCATCATGCTGCTCTCGTAGAGGAATCCGTGCTCGATCAGGAGATCGACGGTGTGGTCGCTGATGTCCCATGCCGGCGAGCGGTAGCCGGCCGGCCGGCGGCCAGTCAGCCGGACGATCGAATCGATGCCGCGGATCAGCCCGTCGGTCTCTTCCTCCGGCGACAGGTTGGCGGGCGAGACATGGGTCCAGCCATGGTGACCGACCTCGTGCCCGGCCGCGACGATCTCCTCGCAGCGCGCCTTGTAGGTCTCGATAACGATGCCGGGGATGTACCAGGACGCCGGCACGTCGTGGCGCTTCAGCAGGTCGAGGATGCGGCCGGCAGCGAGCACGCCGAACTCTCCGCGCGAGACGGGCGAGGGCGTCGTCAGGCCACGGGCGGCAAAGCCCGACCAGGTGTCGAAGTCGAAGCCAAGGCAGACGATATGACGGGGCATGGCGGGGATTGTCCCTGTCCAGGATGGTTGGGCGGCGCGCGGCTCAGGTCTCTCGGAACGCTTCGGTCCGCACGCGGCGCAGTTTCGGCAGCAGCACCAGCACCAGCAGCACGGCCGAGGCCGCGAGCAGGCCCAGGCTGATCGGGCGCTCGACGAACGTCATCGCGTCGCCGCCTGAGATGCGCATGGCCCGGCGCAAGTTCTCTTCCATCATCGGGCCGAGGACGAAGCCCAGCAGCAGGGGTGCCGGCTCCGCCCCCACCTTGATGAAGAAGTACCCTACCAAGCCGAAGCCGGCGGTCAGGAAGACGTCGAAGACCGAGTTGTTGATGCTGTAGACGCCGATGGCGCTGAACACGAGGATGGCGGTGTAGAGCAGCCGGTAGGGTACGCGCAGCAACGCCACCCACATGCCGATCAGCGGCAGGTTGATCACCAGCAGCATCAGGTTGCCGATCCACATGCTGGCGATCAGGCCCCAGAACAGGCTGGGCTGGGACACCAGCACCTGGGGCCCGGGCTGGATCCCGTGCATGACGAGCGCGCCGATCATCAGCGCCATCAGTGCGTTCGACGGGATGCCCAGGGTCAGCATCGGGATGAACGAGGTCTGGGCGCCGGCATTGTTGGCTGCCTCCGGCCCCGCCACCCCTTCGATCGCCCCCTTGCCGAAGCGCGATGGATCGGCCGCCAGCTTCTTCTCGACCGTGTAGGCGGCGAACGCACTGAGGACGGCACCGCCGCCCGGAAGCACACCTAGCACCGACCCGATCGCCGTGCCGCGCAGGATCGGCTTCACGGCGCGCCGCATCTCGTCGCGGTCGGGCCACAGCGATCCCAGCTTGGAGGTGACGAGCGAGCGGTCCGTGCCCCGCTCCAGGTTGTGGATGATGTCGCCGATGCCGAAGAGGCCCAGCGCGATGGTGACGAAATTGATGCCCTCGGCCAGGTTGGGATTGCCGAAGGTGTAACGCTGGGCGCCGGAATTGACGTCGATCCCGACCATGCCCAGCAGGAGGCCGACGACGATCATCGCCAGCGCGTTCACGACCGATCCGCTGGCCAGCACGACCGCGCCGATCAGCCCGAAGACCATCAGGCTGAAATACTCGGCCGGGCCGAAGCGCAGCGCCAGCTCGGTCATCGGCTCGGCCACGCCGACGATCAAGACGGTCGCGATCGTCCCGGCGAAGAACGAGCCCACCGCCGCCACCGCCAGTGCCGCGCCGGCACGGCCGCGCCGGGCCATCTGGTGGCCGTCGATGCAGGTGACAACCGAGGATGCCTCGCCCGGCAGGTTGACCAGGATGGCCGTGGTCGAGCCGCCATACTGGGCGCCGTAGTAGATGCCGGAAAGCATGATGAGCGCCGTCACCGGCGACATGGTGAAGGTGATCGGCAACAGCATGGCCACAGTGGCGAGCGGCCCCAGGCCCGGCAGCACCCCCACCAGCGTGCCGACCAGCACCCCGATCAGGCAGAAGGCGAGATTGGTCAGCGACAGCGCTTCGCCGAAGCCGATCGCAAGATTGGAGAGGATGTCCATCAGGGCAGGGCCGGAATGGGCAGGCCCAGCAGCAGCCGGAACACCACCGTGCAGAAGACGGCCATGACGACCGCGAAGATCGCCGCCTCGCGCCATCGGCGGTCGGGTGCGGCGGCGGTCGCGGCCAGGATCACCACCGCCGTGGTGACCAGCAGGCCGGCCCGTTCCACCAGTAGGCCGAACAGGCAGAGCGAGGCCAGGATGATCGCCAGCCCGCGCCATGCCCAGCGTTCCAGGCGCGGGCCCTCGACGGCCAGCGAGGCTGCCGCCAGCCCGACGCCGAAGGCGAGCAGGATGACGCTCAGCACCTTGGGCATGTAGCCCGCCCCCATGCGCACGGCCGTGCCCATCGGCAGCTTCCAGCCGAACCACAGGCCGCAGAGGCCCATGGCCAGCAGGAAAGCGGCAAACAGGAGCCGCTGCGGGTCACGAACGCGCAGCATGGTCACGGGCACCGCCCCCCTACTCCTTGAGGTTCACCTTCTTGCCGACCTCCAGCCACTGGGCGACGATCGCTTCGGTCTGGGCCTGGTGTTCCTCGGGCGTGTTGGCGTTCACGTGATAGCCCCGCTCGGCCAGCTTGGCCGTCATCTCGGGCTCACGCATCACCGCAGAGATGGCGTCGCGCAGCGTGCGGCGCACGGCGATCGGTGTGCCGGCCGGGGCATGCACGCCCCACACGCTCATAACGTCGGCGCCCGTGACGCCGCTTTCCTGGAACGTGGGCACTTCCGGCATCGCGGGATCTCGGCGGTCGCCCGTGACCGCGATCGCCCGCACCTTGCCCTGCTCGACCAGCGGCTTGGAGGAATTGATGCCGCCGAACTGCATCGTGACATGGCCGCCCAGCAGTGCGTTCAGCGCGGGCCCGGACGACTTGAAGGGCACGTGCGTGATGTCGACCCCGGCCTTCAGATTCAGCATGACGCCGACCAGGTGGGTCGAGGCGCCGATGCCGCCATGGGCGAAGGTCAGCTTGCTCTTCTTGGCCAGCGCCAGCAGCTCCTGGAGGTTCTTGGCCGCGACCGACGGATGCACGATCAGCAGCACCGGCCCCTGCGCCAGCATGGTGACGGCGGTGAAGTCCTTGATCGTATCGTAGGGCAGCGAATCCAGGACCGCGGGGTTCTGGTAGAAGGAATTGTCCGAGAGATAGAGCGTGTAGCCGTCCGGCTTGGACTTGGCGACAAGTTCGGCACCCAGGACCGCGGTCGCGTCCGGCCGGTTCTCGATGATGATCGAGACGCCCAGCTTCTTCTCCAGCGCCGGCGCCAGCATGCGGGTGAGGTTGTCCGACCCGCCGCCCGGCGCCCGCGGCACGACGATCTTGATCGGCCCGGCCGGGTAGGTCTGCGCCGTCGATGGGCCGGCGATGGCCGCGGCCAGGAACAGGCCCGCCGCGGACGCGAGAAGCTGACGTTTACCGATCATGATCCCCGTTCTCCCTGTTTTCTGGTCGAAGCCGCTCTGCAAGTTCAGTTCCGGGCAAAATCAGTTCCGGGGCGGCGGCGTCCCCAGCGAAAGCCCGCCGCACACGAAGAGCGTCTGGCCGGTGACGTAGCTGGACCGCTCGTCGAGGAAGAAGGCGACGGCCTGCGCCACCTCTTCCGGCCGGCCCAGCCGCTGCATCGGCACCGCCTGGCGCAGCCGCGTGACGTCGGGCGAGTTATGCGGATTGTTGCGGCGGAACAGCTCGGTGTCGATCATGCCGGGGCCGACCGCGTTGACCGTGATGCCGTCGCCCGCCATCTCCACCGCCCAGGCCCGCGTCATCGCCGCCAGGGCCGACTTCGTGGCCGCATATGCGCTGCGCGTTTCGCGCCCGAACACGGCCCGGCTGGTGATGTTGACGATCCGGCCGAATCCGGCCGACCGCATGGTCGGCAGGACTGCCTGCACGGACAGCAGCACGCTGCCGAGGTTGAGACGGTTCAGCCAGCGCTGGGTATCGCCATTGCTCTCGGCCACATTCTCGCGCAGCGAAGAGCCGACATTGTTGACCAGCCGGGTGATCTGGTGTCGGCGCGCCAGATCGGACAGCACGGCAGCGGCCGCATCGGCGTCCGTCACATCGACCTGCGCGAAGGCCAGCAGGCCGGGCGGCGGGCTGTCGACCCGGTCGATGCCCAGCACCCCGTAGCCGTCGTCCACGAGGCGGACCGCGACGGCGCGGCCGATTCCATAGGCGACCCCAGTAACCAGAACGACGGGCTTGGCGGCGGTATCGTCCATGATGCTGGGCCCTCAGATCGTCAGGCGGCCGGCGGTGCGCCCGCCGCACACCATCAGCACCTGGCCGGTGATCGCGGCCGAGCGGGGGTCGGCGAAGAACGAAACCGCGTGGGCGACATCGCCGGGCGTCGGCCGCCGCACGAGCCAGGACTCGTCGCCCGGTTCGTGGACGGGATCGTCGCCGGCATCAGGGCCGGCGACGACCGCGTTGGCGGTAACGCCGAGCGGCGCGAACTCCAGCGACCAGCTACGGGCCAAGCCCAACAAACCGCCGGAGACGGCACTGGCCGCCGTGCGGCTGGGCGTGCTGGTCACCGCCCAATCGAGGACCATGACCACCCGGCTCGGTCGTGGCGGCGGCGACTTGGTGAAGAGCGCCTTGGCGACCAGGCCCGCCGTCACCAGCGCCCGGTCGAGGGCGTCGATCATGGTGGCGACCGCCAGATCCGCCGGGCCGGCCGGGTCCGGCAGCGCGCAGAGGAAGACGACGACGGCCGGTCGCGCCTCGTCAGCCGCGGCTTCGAGGGCAGCCAGAATGTCGCCGTCATGGTCTTCCGACAGCACAGTGACGCGGTAGCCGTCTGCGGCCAGCCGCTGTTCGACGGCCGGCGAGGTCGCCCGACCAAGGCCGACGATCAGGGCGTCGTCGCGGTATTGTATTTCAATATCGTGCTTCGACATGAGATACTGTGCCAATCGCCGTTCGACCTTGTCAAATCCTGATCGCCTGATCGGAACACCGAATCGCGCGTCCTAGAAGACCTTCTTGCGGCGCCAGCGCGACGGCCGGCCGAGCGGGATGGCCAACCCGCTGGCATCGACGCCGAGGCTGACGAGCGTCTTGGCGGCCTCTATGGCGCAGCGGTAGCCCTCCAGGACCGGGACGTCCCAGCCCATCTCGCGCAGCCGCTTCTGCAGCAGCGGCTGGAGCCAGAAGGCGGCCGAGCAGCCGATCATCAGCACGTCGGCGCCATCCTCCTCGATCGCGGACACGGCCTCTTCCACGGCCGCGTCCAGCATCGCCGACGGCTCGCCGCGCAGCGCCCGATCGCGCTCGACCTGGATCGGCCGCTCGTCGCTGTATTGCGGCTTGGGCAGCGGGAAGTTGACGTTGCGGATCGAGGCGCACCGGTCGGCCATCCGATACTGCAACACCAGATTGTACATCTGCATGTTGTGCGTCTCGGAGATGTCAATGATGCTGAACTTGTGGCCGAGCAGCCCCGCCATGTGCATCTGCGCGTGCGCACAGGTGGTGACCGGAATGCCGAAGCTGCGGCCGATCTCGCGAGCCTCCAGGTATCCGGGATCGCCGCCGCCCAGCAGCACGATGGCGTTGTACTTGCCGCTCTCGCAGGCCTCCCGCACCAATGGCAGGCGATTGATACCGACCGACATGAACTCGAACTTGGTCTCGACCGGCCAGTTGCCATGGGTCGAGCGCGCGCCCGGATGCAGGTCCCAGTCGACGTCGGCCAGGAAGGGTGCCACGTCGGCGTAGTTGTGCATCTGCTCTTCCTTCGGGCCGCTGAAGGCCCGCATCTGGAAGCCACTGCCGGGTTCCAGGCTGAAGGCGTTGATCAGCAGGAACCGGAACTTCGGCTGGGCGCTCATGGCGGTGTCCTCTGTCGGCAGTTTGCAGTGATCATGGGAACCGCACCCGATCGTATGATCAAGTGGAGATTGTCATCCACCGCAGAGAAAACTTGAGATCCGGGTCCGGGACGTCGATGTTGACAATCGTTCGCATTTGGAATGACATAACATCCGATAGTGCGGAGCCGTCCATGACCGACGTGAAAGACACGATCTTCGACTACTGGAGCCGTTGGGCGCCGAATTTCAACAGCGCGGCCTCCCATGTGAAGCACCAGTCGGCGTGGCGCGACGTCTTCGCCGCGGCCATACCCTGCCCGCCACGCCGAAGCTGCCTCGACCTCGGCACGGGAACCGGGGCCTGCGCCCTGGCGCTGGCCGCCAACGGCCACGAGGTCACCGGTCTCGACGGCGCCGCCGGCATGCTGGCCGAAGCCCGCCGCGCGGCGGACAATCAGGGCATCACCGTCACCTTCGTCGAGGGCGACGTGGACCAGCCGTCGTTCCCGGAAGCGGCCTTCGACGTGGTTTCGGCCCGCAACCTGTTCTGGACCCTGCCCGACCCCGACCGCACGATTCGGGAGATCACGCGCCTCCTGCGGCCGGGCGGGATTTTCCTCTTCTCGGACGGCCTGTGGCGCACCGACGCCGTGTCGCCGGCCTCGTCAACGCACGACATGACCGACTATGCCGTGCTGCGGGATGAGCTGCCCTACTATCGTGGGCTAACGTCGGAGCATGCGCACGCCCTGCTGGGTTTCCACGGCTTCACCGGCGTCGAGCATTGGGAGGGCCGCTTTCCCGAGCATCCCTACGCCCACCAGGCGGCCGGCGCCTGCCCATTCTTCGTCATCACCGCCTGCCGGCCAGCGTAAAAGCGCCTCGGGGATCGCACGCTCCGCTGCGCCGCCCCGTGGGCCCGGCCGCTACGGCCTGAGCCGCGGCGGGTTGCCAGCGATCTCCAACCCGTATTTGGCGCGGGCATGCTCCGGCGTGACCTTGCCCTCGCGCACATCCGCCAGCACCAGTTCCGGGTCGCGTTCCAGAGGCGACCCGTGCCCGCCGCCGCCGGCCAGGCGCACGCGCAGCACGTCGCCCGCATCGACCGTGGTCAGGAACTTCTGCGGGAAGGTGTCGACCCGGCCGTCGGCGCGGCGGATGTCGACCCAGGCGGGCGAGCCGGTTTCGCCACCCTCCAGCCCGTAGGGCGGATGGTCGCGGCGGTCGGAGCGGATCTGCAAGGTCGCGCCGTCCAGCTTGAAGCGCAGGTGGCGGTCGACGGCCAGCCCGCCGCGCCACTTGCCGGCGCCGCCCGTGTCGGGCACCAGGGCGTAGCGATCGACGGCAATCGGCAGCTCGGCCTCGATCATCTCGGCCGGAGTGTTGGAATA encodes:
- a CDS encoding IclR family transcriptional regulator; this encodes MTASDGSTSPLNVKSLHKAFQVLEAFRGGDRHLSLGELAAATGLDKSAVQRFTHTLRAIGYLEQDPATRRYALGRRVLDLAHGYLRNHPLVERAAPILADLRRTTRERVDLSLLDGTDTLYVFRLQSKRETFSAALVGRRVPLFCSAGGRAMLACMTDEVARSIVERSERPAFTASTRTEPARIMAEVRKARRQGYGFQVGEWRPAELVVAAAIVDRTGAPIGAVHIAASLGEWEPEDFERRMAPLVTGAAQAIAE
- a CDS encoding phytanoyl-CoA dioxygenase family protein yields the protein MKLTQAQLDEYRTKGYLYFPGLITPAEVAVLRGAVPALLTRTGPEIKRDGPEAPPRLVYAPHDYSPPFQALSRLPRMLGAVRQLLDDEVYVYQSRINLKLPFAGDSWSWHQDFSAWHRRDAMARPHAVMAAVFLDDCTVANGPLLVIPESQTDDVDLVLSREYDVQGYKVERVSGELIADLAGQHGIADLLGPAGSVAFIHPTLMHGSAPNMTPWSRSIYYLNYNAVTNKTRQSERPWFMNNPDTAALVEVDDGAILAQAPAAAA
- a CDS encoding SDR family NAD(P)-dependent oxidoreductase, whose amino-acid sequence is MSGRLAGKVALVTGAGSVGPGWGNGRASAVLFAREGARVVVADRDLSAAAETERLVVEEGGEAMVAEADVTHLDSVEAMVAAVLARFGRIDVLHNNVGGSVTGGPIEMSVDDFRGQLDLNLTSVFITCKAVLPAMVRQGAGAVINVGSIGGLRHLGHDHVGYSASKSGLVQFTRQIAVRYARDGIRCNTVIPGMIDTPLLEHRVSRQKGRADLATLREEAKTRVPLGRRGDAWDVAYAALFLASEEAKYVTGTELLVDGGLMARSA
- a CDS encoding polysaccharide deacetylase family protein, with translation MPRHIVCLGFDFDTWSGFAARGLTTPSPVSRGEFGVLAAGRILDLLKRHDVPASWYIPGIVIETYKARCEEIVAAGHEVGHHGWTHVSPANLSPEEETDGLIRGIDSIVRLTGRRPAGYRSPAWDISDHTVDLLIEHGFLYESSMMGNDHCPYFVRRGDIIRPDQPAVFGQHTSLIEMPISWSLDDFPHFEFMRTKEHVMPGLMNASLVLENWIADFDYMQQTCDWGVLSYTLHPYVIGRGHRMLALAGLIEALAKRGAVFCTLEAAALEFRDKFARGEIVPYP
- a CDS encoding tripartite tricarboxylate transporter permease; its protein translation is MDILSNLAIGFGEALSLTNLAFCLIGVLVGTLVGVLPGLGPLATVAMLLPITFTMSPVTALIMLSGIYYGAQYGGSTTAILVNLPGEASSVVTCIDGHQMARRGRAGAALAVAAVGSFFAGTIATVLIVGVAEPMTELALRFGPAEYFSLMVFGLIGAVVLASGSVVNALAMIVVGLLLGMVGIDVNSGAQRYTFGNPNLAEGINFVTIALGLFGIGDIIHNLERGTDRSLVTSKLGSLWPDRDEMRRAVKPILRGTAIGSVLGVLPGGGAVLSAFAAYTVEKKLAADPSRFGKGAIEGVAGPEAANNAGAQTSFIPMLTLGIPSNALMALMIGALVMHGIQPGPQVLVSQPSLFWGLIASMWIGNLMLLVINLPLIGMWVALLRVPYRLLYTAILVFSAIGVYSINNSVFDVFLTAGFGLVGYFFIKVGAEPAPLLLGFVLGPMMEENLRRAMRISGGDAMTFVERPISLGLLAASAVLLVLVLLPKLRRVRTEAFRET
- a CDS encoding tripartite tricarboxylate transporter TctB family protein, whose translation is MLRVRDPQRLLFAAFLLAMGLCGLWFGWKLPMGTAVRMGAGYMPKVLSVILLAFGVGLAAASLAVEGPRLERWAWRGLAIILASLCLFGLLVERAGLLVTTAVVILAATAAAPDRRWREAAIFAVVMAVFCTVVFRLLLGLPIPALP
- a CDS encoding Bug family tripartite tricarboxylate transporter substrate binding protein, with the protein product MIGKRQLLASAAGLFLAAAIAGPSTAQTYPAGPIKIVVPRAPGGGSDNLTRMLAPALEKKLGVSIIIENRPDATAVLGAELVAKSKPDGYTLYLSDNSFYQNPAVLDSLPYDTIKDFTAVTMLAQGPVLLIVHPSVAAKNLQELLALAKKSKLTFAHGGIGASTHLVGVMLNLKAGVDITHVPFKSSGPALNALLGGHVTMQFGGINSSKPLVEQGKVRAIAVTGDRRDPAMPEVPTFQESGVTGADVMSVWGVHAPAGTPIAVRRTLRDAISAVMREPEMTAKLAERGYHVNANTPEEHQAQTEAIVAQWLEVGKKVNLKE
- a CDS encoding SDR family oxidoreductase, whose amino-acid sequence is MDDTAAKPVVLVTGVAYGIGRAVAVRLVDDGYGVLGIDRVDSPPPGLLAFAQVDVTDADAAAAVLSDLARRHQITRLVNNVGSSLRENVAESNGDTQRWLNRLNLGSVLLSVQAVLPTMRSAGFGRIVNITSRAVFGRETRSAYAATKSALAAMTRAWAVEMAGDGITVNAVGPGMIDTELFRRNNPHNSPDVTRLRQAVPMQRLGRPEEVAQAVAFFLDERSSYVTGQTLFVCGGLSLGTPPPRN
- a CDS encoding SDR family oxidoreductase, with the translated sequence MSKHDIEIQYRDDALIVGLGRATSPAVEQRLAADGYRVTVLSEDHDGDILAALEAAADEARPAVVVFLCALPDPAGPADLAVATMIDALDRALVTAGLVAKALFTKSPPPRPSRVVMVLDWAVTSTPSRTAASAVSGGLLGLARSWSLEFAPLGVTANAVVAGPDAGDDPVHEPGDESWLVRRPTPGDVAHAVSFFADPRSAAITGQVLMVCGGRTAGRLTI
- a CDS encoding aspartate/glutamate racemase family protein translates to MSAQPKFRFLLINAFSLEPGSGFQMRAFSGPKEEQMHNYADVAPFLADVDWDLHPGARSTHGNWPVETKFEFMSVGINRLPLVREACESGKYNAIVLLGGGDPGYLEAREIGRSFGIPVTTCAHAQMHMAGLLGHKFSIIDISETHNMQMYNLVLQYRMADRCASIRNVNFPLPKPQYSDERPIQVERDRALRGEPSAMLDAAVEEAVSAIEEDGADVLMIGCSAAFWLQPLLQKRLREMGWDVPVLEGYRCAIEAAKTLVSLGVDASGLAIPLGRPSRWRRKKVF
- a CDS encoding class I SAM-dependent methyltransferase, producing MTDVKDTIFDYWSRWAPNFNSAASHVKHQSAWRDVFAAAIPCPPRRSCLDLGTGTGACALALAANGHEVTGLDGAAGMLAEARRAADNQGITVTFVEGDVDQPSFPEAAFDVVSARNLFWTLPDPDRTIREITRLLRPGGIFLFSDGLWRTDAVSPASSTHDMTDYAVLRDELPYYRGLTSEHAHALLGFHGFTGVEHWEGRFPEHPYAHQAAGACPFFVITACRPA